A single Tenacibaculum sp. 190524A02b DNA region contains:
- a CDS encoding HAMP domain-containing sensor histidine kinase, translating to MKSNELNRNSFLNKKEYSWHNAHLAFSKKDYKKVNHYLLNDHLTNDDVKTILYSHLFFRLKLHDNAEKEIRKLTNNDYSLIKLKSLGDFFEIKNQDSAVVYYESVLKYEKLPEQLLNEVNESLAYINLTKKKFKKAEASYKKLLNTYKTYNDVSSSTRVYANLGNLYFEQYQDLKAKQYFDSAYVTSKSIKNLNLKSSITHNLYIVSEALKEHKQAIKYLKEHNILQDSIQKEATIWKIAEQKEAFNLAKKQAEIDKKTAQRNILIIISIAILLLLTLTFLFYKKLQQKHQQIQILNNELEESNLQKNQMFSIVAHDLRSPVALLKQKLQLATSNSIHKTITIDNNVIPIIDSLSFLLDNLLNWSLSQSNLLAIQKDWFPLFPVINQVAHQYDSLLKEKNIQLSIKDVNSFLIFGDMELFKIVLRNCLDNAIKFTPKNGEILISGIVEGNFLKLSIQDSGVGIPETVLKTLFELHTKKAQKDTEGRKSSGLGLHLVKSMIELNNGTIHIKNHPKGGTVVHISIPHKIIA from the coding sequence ATGAAATCTAATGAATTAAATAGAAATTCCTTTCTTAATAAGAAAGAATACTCTTGGCATAATGCCCATTTAGCTTTCTCTAAAAAAGATTACAAAAAAGTAAATCACTACTTATTAAATGATCATTTAACTAATGATGATGTAAAAACTATTTTATATAGTCATTTATTTTTTCGTTTGAAGCTACATGACAATGCAGAAAAAGAAATACGAAAACTAACTAACAATGATTATTCTCTAATTAAGCTAAAAAGCTTAGGCGATTTTTTTGAAATAAAGAACCAAGATTCTGCTGTTGTTTATTATGAAAGTGTTTTAAAATATGAAAAATTACCTGAACAGCTTTTAAATGAGGTAAATGAAAGTTTAGCTTATATCAACTTAACTAAGAAAAAATTCAAAAAGGCTGAGGCTTCGTACAAAAAATTGTTAAATACTTATAAAACTTATAATGACGTATCTTCTTCAACTAGAGTATACGCCAATTTAGGGAATCTTTATTTTGAACAATATCAAGACCTAAAAGCAAAACAATATTTTGACTCTGCTTATGTAACTTCTAAATCTATTAAGAACCTTAACCTAAAAAGTTCAATAACTCATAATTTATACATTGTTTCTGAGGCTTTAAAAGAACATAAACAGGCTATAAAATATTTAAAAGAACACAATATTTTACAAGATTCTATTCAAAAAGAAGCTACCATTTGGAAAATTGCGGAACAAAAAGAAGCTTTTAATCTAGCTAAAAAACAGGCTGAAATAGATAAAAAAACAGCGCAACGTAATATTCTTATTATTATTTCAATAGCTATTTTACTTCTATTAACCCTTACTTTTCTTTTTTATAAAAAGTTACAACAAAAACACCAACAAATACAAATTTTGAATAATGAGTTGGAGGAATCTAACTTACAAAAGAATCAAATGTTTAGTATTGTTGCCCATGATTTACGTAGTCCAGTAGCTCTTTTAAAACAGAAATTGCAATTAGCCACATCAAATTCAATACATAAAACAATTACTATTGATAACAATGTTATACCTATTATTGACTCATTAAGTTTTTTATTAGATAATCTACTAAACTGGTCATTGAGTCAATCTAATTTATTAGCTATTCAAAAAGACTGGTTTCCTTTATTTCCTGTTATCAATCAAGTAGCGCATCAATATGATTCTCTATTAAAAGAAAAAAACATCCAACTATCAATAAAAGATGTAAATTCTTTTTTAATTTTTGGCGACATGGAATTGTTTAAAATAGTACTTCGTAATTGTTTAGATAATGCTATAAAGTTCACCCCTAAAAATGGTGAAATTTTAATTTCTGGAATAGTTGAGGGTAATTTTTTAAAACTAAGTATTCAAGATTCTGGAGTTGGAATTCCTGAAACTGTTTTGAAAACATTGTTTGAACTACATACAAAAAAAGCGCAAAAAGATACAGAAGGTAGAAAAAGCTCTGGTTTAGGTTTACACCTAGTAAAATCTATGATTGAACTAAATAACGGAACTATCCACATTAAAAATCACCCAAAAGGAGGTACAGTTGTACATATATCTATACCTCATAAAATAATAGCTTAA
- a CDS encoding protein adenylyltransferase SelO yields MNLNLNNTFTQELPADKNLENTRRQVIDACFSYVTPKQTAKPELLHVSEEMIEELGLTPEEANSEEFLKVFTGNKVLDNTHPYAMCYGGHQFGNWAGQLGDGRAINLFEVQYQGKQWALQLKGAGETPYSRTADGLAVLRSSIREYLCSEAMYHLGVPTTRALSLSLTGDEVLRDMMYNGNAAYEKGAIVCRVAPSFIRFGNFEILAARENHIALKQLADYTIKHFYPEIKTAGKEKYLELLTKVSHKTIDMLVHWQRVGFVHGVMNTDNMSILGLTIDYGPYGWLEGFDFGWTPNTTDAQHKRYRFGNQSYIGLWNLFKLANALYPLIEDTKPLQAILDSYNDEYIVKYEQMMKEKLGLLLEDEKDKELIGRLEESLHLMEVDMTIFFRCLSNVTKNDTALLAIEKIQKAFYNPLEYKNEIKKHWEDWFTMYINRLQKEKRLDVDRKMAMNAVNPKYVLRNYMAQLAIDKANKADYSLIEELYQLLKNPYEEQPNYEKWFTKRPEWARNKVGCSMLSCSS; encoded by the coding sequence GTGAATCTAAACCTAAACAACACCTTTACCCAAGAATTACCAGCAGATAAAAACCTAGAAAATACAAGACGTCAAGTAATAGATGCCTGTTTTTCATATGTAACACCAAAGCAAACAGCTAAACCAGAATTGTTACATGTTTCTGAGGAAATGATAGAAGAATTAGGGCTTACACCTGAAGAAGCAAATTCAGAAGAATTTCTAAAAGTTTTTACAGGTAATAAGGTGTTGGATAATACACATCCGTATGCTATGTGTTATGGAGGACATCAATTTGGGAACTGGGCAGGACAATTAGGTGATGGTAGAGCTATTAATTTATTTGAAGTACAATACCAAGGTAAACAATGGGCGTTACAGTTAAAAGGAGCTGGAGAAACACCATACTCAAGAACTGCTGATGGATTAGCGGTTTTACGTTCTTCTATTAGAGAATACTTATGTAGTGAAGCTATGTATCATTTAGGAGTGCCAACAACAAGAGCTTTGTCGTTAAGTCTTACAGGAGATGAGGTGTTGCGTGATATGATGTATAATGGAAATGCAGCGTATGAAAAGGGAGCGATTGTGTGTAGAGTAGCGCCAAGTTTTATTCGATTTGGGAATTTTGAAATTTTAGCCGCAAGAGAAAATCATATCGCTTTAAAACAATTAGCAGATTATACAATTAAACATTTCTATCCAGAGATTAAAACCGCAGGAAAAGAAAAATATCTAGAATTGTTAACAAAAGTTAGCCATAAAACAATTGATATGTTAGTGCATTGGCAACGCGTAGGTTTTGTACATGGCGTTATGAATACAGATAATATGTCTATTCTAGGGTTGACTATAGATTATGGACCCTATGGATGGTTAGAAGGTTTTGATTTTGGGTGGACACCAAATACCACAGATGCACAACATAAGAGGTATCGTTTTGGCAATCAATCATACATTGGTTTATGGAATTTATTTAAACTGGCAAATGCATTGTACCCGTTAATAGAAGATACGAAACCTTTACAGGCTATTTTGGATAGTTATAACGATGAATATATAGTAAAGTATGAGCAAATGATGAAAGAGAAATTAGGATTGCTATTGGAAGATGAAAAAGATAAAGAGTTAATTGGTAGATTGGAAGAAAGTTTACATTTAATGGAAGTAGACATGACCATCTTTTTTAGATGTTTATCAAATGTAACTAAAAATGATACAGCTCTTTTAGCTATTGAAAAAATACAAAAAGCTTTTTACAACCCATTAGAGTATAAGAATGAAATAAAAAAACATTGGGAAGACTGGTTTACAATGTATATAAACCGATTACAAAAAGAAAAACGTTTGGATGTGGATAGAAAAATGGCAATGAATGCTGTAAATCCAAAGTATGTTTTACGTAACTATATGGCGCAATTAGCTATTGATAAAGCTAACAAAGCAGATTATAGTTTAATAGAGGAGTTATACCAACTCTTAAAGAATCCATATGAAGAACAACCCAATTATGAGAAATGGTTTACAAAACGTCCAGAGTGGGCACGTAACAAAGTAGGTTGTTCCATGTTATCCTGTAGTTCATAA
- a CDS encoding XdhC family protein produces MTHEFKEILQQAFVNQQKGIANVLATVVALDGSSYRKPGVRMLLSSNGKMVGAVSGGCVEKEVQRRAQTVFKTKKAKVITYDGRYRLGCEGILYILLEPIFISVTLATNFAEFLKARKPFIITSYYKKEDEIAGNFGSIVSFEDRMYNLYDGFNREEMKTGVIQFQQKLAPLFKLLLIGGEHDAVKLCKQAKLLGWQVEVITSVKDPKQLSDFPGATSVIAQTPELVELSSINQHTAVVIMNHNFTYDLRYLVRLQETKPLYIGVLGAAKRREKMLNELLELTPEVTDDFLDVIHTPAGLNIGAITPEEIAMSITAEILSVMRNKEVFSLKKISGAIHTN; encoded by the coding sequence ATGACACACGAGTTTAAAGAAATTCTTCAACAAGCATTTGTAAATCAACAAAAAGGTATTGCTAATGTATTAGCTACAGTAGTTGCTTTAGATGGTTCTTCATATCGTAAGCCAGGCGTACGAATGTTACTTTCATCTAATGGTAAAATGGTGGGAGCTGTAAGTGGAGGTTGTGTAGAAAAAGAAGTGCAAAGAAGAGCACAAACGGTATTTAAAACTAAAAAAGCCAAAGTCATTACCTATGATGGAAGATACCGATTGGGATGCGAAGGAATATTATATATTTTACTAGAGCCCATATTCATTTCTGTAACATTAGCTACTAATTTTGCTGAATTTTTAAAGGCAAGAAAACCATTTATAATAACTTCCTACTATAAAAAAGAGGATGAAATAGCAGGTAATTTTGGCTCTATAGTATCTTTTGAAGATAGAATGTATAATTTATATGATGGTTTTAATAGAGAAGAAATGAAAACTGGAGTTATTCAATTCCAACAAAAATTAGCTCCTTTATTTAAATTATTACTTATAGGTGGGGAACATGATGCAGTAAAATTGTGTAAACAAGCTAAGCTATTAGGATGGCAAGTAGAAGTAATTACATCAGTAAAAGACCCTAAACAATTATCTGATTTCCCAGGGGCTACTTCTGTAATTGCACAAACGCCTGAATTAGTTGAGCTTTCCAGCATAAATCAACATACAGCTGTTGTAATAATGAATCATAATTTCACGTATGACTTACGGTATTTAGTAAGGTTACAAGAAACAAAACCGTTGTATATAGGGGTATTAGGAGCAGCTAAACGTAGAGAAAAAATGTTAAATGAGTTGTTAGAATTAACTCCAGAAGTAACGGATGATTTTTTAGATGTAATTCATACGCCTGCAGGATTAAATATAGGAGCGATAACTCCAGAAGAAATAGCTATGTCAATTACCGCAGAAATATTATCTGTTATGAGAAATAAAGAAGTTTTCTCATTAAAAAAAATATCAGGAGCTATCCATACCAATTAA
- a CDS encoding nucleotidyltransferase family protein, whose amino-acid sequence MKVAILILAAGTSSRMGSIKQVLPYKHTTLLGWTIEQVIAVKEADTFVVLGANMGLIKKSIDAYSITIIENKSYREGLSTSIVTGINTIEVNTFDKVLILLADQPKITTDYLKKLIEISKKNQAKIIASNYGDKIGVPAIFPKKYFSKLKELTGDKGAGKLLNITLKSEVLSLLNSNLTDIDTLTNYHKLLKE is encoded by the coding sequence ATGAAAGTAGCCATACTAATATTAGCAGCAGGTACTTCTTCAAGAATGGGTAGTATAAAACAAGTATTACCTTATAAGCATACCACTTTATTAGGTTGGACAATAGAGCAGGTAATAGCTGTAAAAGAAGCTGACACTTTTGTAGTACTCGGAGCCAATATGGGGTTGATTAAAAAAAGTATAGATGCTTATTCTATAACTATTATAGAAAATAAAAGTTATAGAGAAGGGTTGAGTACCAGTATTGTTACTGGTATCAATACTATAGAAGTAAATACTTTTGATAAAGTACTCATTTTATTAGCAGATCAACCTAAAATAACTACTGATTATTTAAAGAAACTGATTGAAATAAGTAAAAAAAATCAAGCTAAAATTATAGCATCTAATTATGGTGATAAGATAGGAGTACCAGCTATTTTCCCTAAAAAGTACTTTTCAAAACTAAAAGAGTTAACAGGAGATAAAGGTGCAGGAAAGTTACTTAATATAACTTTAAAAAGTGAGGTATTAAGTTTATTGAATAGCAATTTAACAGATATAGATACCTTAACTAATTATCATAAACTTTTAAAGGAATAA
- a CDS encoding ShlB/FhaC/HecB family hemolysin secretion/activation protein, whose product MKTIKLTVFILLLSFWGCASYQAKYADVKAPKTIQVQKELVHSFYLIGDAGNADLGENLLTLDYFQKDLETATKNSTALFLGDNIYPVGMPKKESTERALAEHRLQIQIDAVKNYKGNPIFIPGNHDWYNGIKGLKRQEKMVEKALGKNSFLPENGCGLKKVDVSDDLTLIIIDSKWFITDWNNYPTINEDCDIKTRERFLDELWSLFKKNRYKNVVVAMHHPLYSNGPHGGSYSFKDHMSPIPVLGTFKNMLRTHVGIQTDNFNKSYSEFVQDIEILADDFKNNIVFVSGHEHNLQYIENDGFKQVVSGSGSKQSPALAGYGAPFTYGNHGYAKLNYYKDGSAVIEYFAANKKDGNTLLFSKEIVAPKKIPASFDFTEYNIHKKYVEASIYPKEDTKVSGFHEFMWGDLHRAKYGEQIKVPVLELENVFGGLKPIRRGGGNQTNSLRLENSEGKQYVLRSMYKDGSRIMGGILKGTFLIDVVQDIFTMSHPYAAFIIPDMAESVNIYHTNPKLYYMPKQPALGSYNDIFGGGLYLLEERPAGDREDVASFGKSKKIINTMDVLEKLRKNGKHSVDQQWTMRSRLFDMVIGDWDRHEDQWRWASFKTEKGKTYYRPIPRDRDQPFSKFDGVMIPVFKQLAPLVRNMQTFDHDIKNMKWYNNYPRFFDAEFLNQLTLKDWLKQAAYIQKHLTDEVIEAAIKKLPAKIYALDGEETIAKLKSRRDKLQDIARRYYKKQAKTVQVVGTDKDDVFIVERVNNEETKITVYQKKHKIFERVFKTNETKEIQLYGLNGKDTFTISGKVDNSILLRLIGGQDHDVYTDASAVSGWSKKTKIYDYASKKNTINGSKETADLRSDNYHRNTYNHRDIENNTTLVLPSIGSNPDDGFFFGASVVHTRQGFKKQPFASEHTFTANYFSAINGFDVEYNGEFTEFIGNWNLALRAKATSDNYAINFFGWGNESEFDTNKDLDFYRIKRSELSFTPSLLRRYRGGNVLRLSGVIEGIRVQNTPDRNITNYTLSPINIFDTNYFVGGELSFTHQRTDDISFPTKGMDFETTIGAKSKLNDFDRRFGYIKSSMAIYQNLVQNRSVVWASKIGTHINIGNRFEVYQAATLGGDSTLRGFNRQRFTGTESFYHSNDLRVRFGEIKTSFLPLEAGVSAGFDYGRVWSPYSTNSKKWHTSYGGSVWLSGIDLFTLNISYFQGNANENRVAFGVGFAF is encoded by the coding sequence ATGAAAACTATAAAACTAACAGTTTTTATACTACTATTATCTTTTTGGGGATGTGCGTCTTATCAAGCGAAGTATGCAGATGTAAAAGCGCCAAAAACCATTCAGGTTCAAAAAGAGTTAGTACATTCTTTTTATTTGATAGGTGATGCAGGGAATGCTGATTTAGGAGAAAATTTATTGACTTTAGATTACTTTCAAAAAGATTTAGAAACAGCTACAAAAAATAGTACCGCTTTGTTTTTAGGAGATAATATTTATCCAGTAGGAATGCCTAAAAAGGAAAGCACAGAAAGAGCTTTAGCAGAACATCGTTTACAAATACAAATAGATGCTGTTAAAAATTATAAAGGAAATCCCATTTTTATTCCAGGAAATCATGATTGGTATAACGGAATAAAAGGATTAAAACGTCAAGAGAAAATGGTAGAGAAAGCATTAGGCAAAAATTCTTTCTTACCAGAAAATGGTTGCGGTTTAAAGAAGGTAGATGTTAGTGATGACTTAACATTAATTATTATTGATAGTAAGTGGTTTATTACGGATTGGAACAACTATCCAACTATTAATGAAGATTGTGACATCAAAACTCGGGAACGTTTTTTAGATGAATTATGGAGCTTATTTAAGAAGAATCGATATAAAAATGTAGTGGTTGCCATGCATCATCCACTATATAGTAACGGACCTCATGGAGGAAGTTATTCTTTTAAAGACCATATGAGCCCTATTCCTGTTTTAGGAACATTTAAAAATATGTTACGCACACATGTAGGAATTCAAACCGATAATTTTAATAAAAGTTACAGTGAATTTGTTCAGGATATCGAAATTTTAGCTGATGATTTTAAAAATAATATTGTTTTTGTAAGCGGGCACGAGCATAACTTACAGTATATAGAAAATGATGGTTTTAAGCAGGTTGTGAGCGGTTCAGGATCAAAACAATCACCAGCTTTGGCAGGATATGGAGCACCTTTTACTTACGGAAATCATGGATACGCAAAATTAAATTACTACAAAGACGGATCAGCTGTAATTGAATATTTTGCAGCCAATAAAAAAGACGGGAACACATTACTATTCAGTAAAGAAATAGTAGCCCCGAAAAAAATACCAGCTAGTTTTGATTTTACCGAATACAACATCCATAAAAAATATGTAGAAGCTTCAATTTATCCAAAAGAAGACACTAAAGTAAGCGGTTTTCATGAATTTATGTGGGGTGATTTGCACAGAGCAAAGTACGGTGAGCAAATAAAAGTACCAGTATTAGAATTAGAAAATGTTTTTGGAGGTTTAAAACCAATACGAAGAGGTGGTGGAAACCAAACCAATTCTTTACGATTAGAAAATAGTGAAGGAAAGCAGTATGTATTGCGTTCCATGTATAAAGATGGGAGTCGTATTATGGGTGGAATTTTAAAAGGAACCTTTTTAATAGATGTGGTACAAGATATTTTTACCATGTCGCATCCATATGCAGCTTTTATAATTCCAGATATGGCAGAGTCGGTAAATATTTATCATACCAATCCTAAATTGTATTACATGCCTAAGCAACCAGCTTTGGGAAGTTATAATGATATTTTTGGAGGTGGTTTGTATTTATTAGAAGAACGTCCTGCAGGAGATAGAGAAGATGTAGCAAGTTTTGGAAAATCTAAGAAGATCATTAATACTATGGATGTATTAGAAAAGCTTCGTAAAAATGGTAAACATTCTGTAGATCAGCAATGGACAATGCGTTCTCGTTTATTTGATATGGTAATTGGTGATTGGGACAGACATGAAGATCAATGGCGCTGGGCTTCATTTAAAACAGAGAAAGGAAAAACCTATTACCGACCAATACCAAGAGATAGAGATCAACCTTTTTCAAAGTTTGATGGAGTAATGATCCCGGTATTTAAACAATTAGCACCCTTAGTGAGGAATATGCAAACGTTTGATCATGATATAAAAAACATGAAGTGGTATAATAATTATCCTCGTTTTTTTGATGCTGAATTTTTAAATCAACTAACGTTAAAAGATTGGTTGAAGCAAGCAGCATATATTCAAAAACATTTAACCGATGAAGTAATTGAAGCGGCTATTAAAAAATTACCTGCTAAAATTTATGCTTTAGATGGAGAGGAAACGATAGCTAAACTAAAATCACGAAGAGATAAATTACAAGATATTGCTAGAAGATATTATAAAAAACAAGCCAAAACAGTACAAGTAGTAGGAACAGATAAAGATGATGTGTTTATTGTGGAAAGAGTAAATAACGAGGAAACTAAGATTACGGTGTATCAAAAAAAGCATAAAATATTTGAACGTGTTTTTAAAACCAATGAAACCAAAGAGATACAACTTTACGGTTTAAACGGAAAAGATACATTTACTATTTCTGGTAAGGTAGATAATAGTATTTTGCTTAGATTGATAGGAGGACAAGATCATGATGTTTATACAGATGCCTCGGCTGTTTCTGGTTGGAGTAAAAAGACGAAAATATATGATTACGCATCTAAAAAAAATACAATAAACGGAAGTAAAGAAACGGCTGATTTACGTTCGGATAACTATCACAGAAACACTTATAATCATAGAGATATAGAAAATAACACTACGTTAGTATTGCCAAGCATAGGAAGTAATCCAGATGATGGTTTCTTTTTTGGTGCTTCTGTAGTACATACACGTCAAGGGTTTAAAAAGCAGCCTTTTGCCAGTGAGCACACATTTACGGCAAATTATTTTTCAGCGATTAATGGCTTTGATGTAGAGTATAATGGAGAGTTTACCGAGTTTATTGGAAATTGGAATTTAGCACTAAGGGCTAAAGCTACCAGTGATAATTATGCGATTAACTTTTTTGGTTGGGGAAATGAAAGTGAGTTTGATACGAATAAAGATTTAGATTTCTACAGAATAAAAAGAAGCGAGCTAAGTTTTACGCCATCATTATTAAGAAGATACAGAGGCGGAAATGTATTACGATTATCAGGAGTTATTGAAGGAATTAGAGTACAAAATACACCTGATAGGAACATTACCAATTACACATTAAGTCCTATAAATATTTTTGACACTAATTATTTTGTTGGTGGAGAATTGAGTTTTACACATCAAAGAACAGATGACATAAGTTTTCCAACCAAAGGAATGGATTTTGAAACTACGATAGGAGCAAAATCAAAGTTGAATGATTTTGATAGACGTTTTGGGTATATAAAAAGTTCCATGGCTATTTACCAGAATCTAGTGCAGAATCGTTCTGTAGTATGGGCTTCAAAAATAGGAACGCATATCAATATAGGAAATCGTTTTGAGGTGTATCAAGCCGCAACATTAGGAGGAGATAGCACTTTAAGAGGATTCAATCGTCAACGATTTACAGGAACAGAAAGTTTTTACCATAGTAATGATCTACGTGTACGATTTGGAGAAATAAAAACAAGCTTTTTACCATTAGAAGCAGGTGTTTCAGCAGGATTTGATTACGGACGTGTTTGGAGTCCGTATTCAACAAACTCTAAAAAATGGCATACCAGTTATGGTGGTTCAGTTTGGCTAAGCGGAATTGATTTATTTACGCTAAATATCTCGTATTTTCAAGGAAACGCTAATGAAAATAGAGTTGCTTTTGGTGTAGGGTTTGCTTTTTAA
- a CDS encoding DUF4932 domain-containing protein — protein MRKAYMLISYCIVVTMLSCKEKKEEKTLSKITELENKVVFKIDERTEFFRTIFNIAVQEDLPEDIRPCHTEYLKRVNNQFLKFKNHPIIHWIKKGENIGIDFSVTGLMYKDLKQFEFDTIYKKELKAVGLTIKTLDSIKPLLIDFYQKSEFNQFFNNNKDYYKKAMSKIEKQVSKEKLFNKVMSFYQDNKKDLELKVFVELTNNAVNRAVPFYDSYNPKKRAYILGNICKTPKKPMLTNLFLELNNDRRGILYHETSHLFTDKLLKKHIGKLEQYKPICKECKDIDVIDKVDHMIVYPIQALMMKRFDGNNMGDNFFLNKCKDVRKEIYKRLAEYKPENDISFEKVYMDCIHLIRESAK, from the coding sequence ATGAGAAAAGCATATATGTTAATTAGCTATTGTATTGTTGTAACAATGTTAAGTTGTAAAGAAAAAAAAGAAGAGAAAACATTATCAAAAATAACAGAATTAGAAAACAAAGTTGTTTTTAAAATTGATGAACGAACTGAGTTTTTTAGAACTATTTTCAATATTGCAGTTCAAGAAGATTTACCTGAAGATATCCGCCCTTGTCATACAGAATATTTAAAAAGAGTTAATAATCAATTTCTGAAGTTTAAAAATCACCCTATTATACATTGGATTAAGAAGGGTGAAAATATAGGAATTGATTTTTCAGTGACAGGTTTAATGTATAAAGACTTAAAACAATTTGAATTTGATACCATTTATAAAAAAGAATTAAAAGCTGTAGGGCTAACTATAAAAACATTAGATTCTATAAAACCATTATTAATTGATTTCTATCAAAAATCAGAATTTAACCAATTCTTTAATAATAATAAAGATTATTATAAGAAAGCGATGTCTAAAATAGAAAAGCAAGTTTCAAAAGAAAAATTGTTTAATAAAGTGATGAGTTTTTATCAGGATAATAAGAAAGACTTAGAGTTGAAAGTGTTTGTTGAATTAACAAATAATGCTGTAAATAGAGCGGTACCTTTTTATGATAGTTACAATCCAAAAAAGAGAGCTTACATTTTAGGGAATATTTGCAAAACACCAAAGAAACCAATGTTAACCAATTTGTTTTTAGAATTGAATAACGATAGACGTGGTATTTTATACCATGAAACCTCTCATCTTTTTACAGATAAATTACTAAAAAAGCATATAGGAAAACTAGAACAATACAAACCTATATGCAAAGAATGTAAAGATATTGATGTAATAGATAAAGTTGATCATATGATTGTATATCCAATTCAAGCTCTTATGATGAAAAGGTTTGATGGAAATAATATGGGAGATAACTTTTTTCTTAATAAATGCAAAGACGTTAGAAAAGAAATCTATAAAAGATTAGCTGAATATAAGCCAGAAAATGATATTTCGTTTGAAAAAGTGTACATGGATTGCATACATCTAATAAGAGAATCGGCAAAATAA